One region of Juglans regia cultivar Chandler chromosome 4, Walnut 2.0, whole genome shotgun sequence genomic DNA includes:
- the LOC109004303 gene encoding auxin response factor 18-like produces MITFMDSKEKLKEVDKCLDPQLWHACAGGMVQMPTVKAKVFYFPQGHAEHACGNVDFRSCPRVAPFIACRVYAVKYMADPESDEVFAKIKLVPVNANEPDFEDEGIEGINGSEAQEKPASFAKTLTQSDANNGGGFSVPRYCAETIFPRLDYSADPPVQTILAKDVHGETWKFRHIYRGTPRRHLLTTGWSTFVNHKKLVAGDSIVFLRAENGDLCVGIRRAKRGIGGGPETASGWNPAGGNCAVPYGGFSAFLRDDENKLMRNGNGNGNGSSSNGNLIGRGKVRPESVIEAATLAANGKSFEVVYYPRASTPEFCVKASLLKAALQIRWCSGMRFKMPFETEDSSRISWFMGTISSVQVADPMRWPDSPWRLLQVTWDEPDLLQNVKRVSPWLVELVSNMPAMHLSPFSPPRKKLRLPQHPDFPFDGQLPMPTFSGNLLGPGGPFSCLPENTPAGMQGARHAHYGLSLSDLHLNKLQSGLFPAGFPPLDHTATPARAPNNLMFQKPSISENVSCLPTMSHSTQTPKKLDDVKTPQFVLFGQPILTEQQISLSCSADTVSPVRTGYSSSDGNGDKVTIFSDGSGCALHQQGLLERKSCEALQWYKDNRQEAEHDLETGHCKVFMESEDVGRSLDLTLLGSYDELYRKLADMFGIENSETLNQVLYRDNTGVAKQIGDQPFSDFTKAARRLTILMDSSSDNVVM; encoded by the exons ATGATAACATTTATGGATTCGAAAGAGAAACTAAAGGAGGTGGACAAGTGCTTAGATCCTCAGCTATGGCATGCCTGCGCCGGCGGAATGGTTCAAATGCCTACAGTGAAAGCCAAGGTCTTCTACTTCCCTCAGGGCCACGCCGAGCATGCCTGCGGCAACGTCGATTTCCGGAGCTGCCCAAGGGTTGCGCCGTTTATAGCCTGCAGAGTTTATGCAGTCAAATACATGGCTGATCCTGAGAGCGATGAGGTTTTCGCGAAGATAAAGCTGGTTCCGGTGAATGCTAATGAGCCGGACTTTGAAGATGAAGGAATTGAAGGGATTAATGGTTCTGAAGCGCAAGAAAAACCGGCGTCTTTCGCGAAGACACTGACGCAGTCGGATGCGAACAATGGCGGGGGTTTCTCTGTTCCGCGGTACTGCGCGGAGACGATATTTCCGCGGTTGGATTATTCAGCGGATCCCCCTGTTCAGACCATTTTAGCTAAGGATGTTCATGGCGAAACGTGGAAGTTCAGGCACATCTATAGGGGAACGCCTCGGCGGCATCTTTTGACCACGGGTTGGAGTACTTTTGTGAACCATAAGAAGCTTGTTGCGGGGGATTCGATCGTGTTTTTGAGGGCAGAGAATGGCGATCTTTGTGTTGGCATTCGACGAGCCAAGAGGGGAATTGGCGGTGGGCCAGAGACGGCTTCTGGGTGGAACCCAGCAGGTGGGAATTGCGCGGTGCCGTATGGAGGGTTTTCGGCATTCTTGAGGGATGATGAGAACAAACTAATGAGAAATGGAAATGGTAATGGAAACGGTTCGAGCTCGAATGGGAATCTGATTGGTCGGGGAAAAGTGAGGCCCGAATCAGTTATTGAAGCTGCAACCCTTGCCGCCAATGGGAAgtcatttgaggttgtttactACCCTCGAGCGAGCACGCCGGAGTTCTGTGTGAAAGCTTCATTGCTGAAAGCAGCATTGCAGATCCGGTGGTGTTCGGGAATGAGGTTCAAGATGCCTTTTGAAACTGAGGATTCCTCACGGATAAGTTGGTTCATGGGAACCATTTCTTCTGTTCAGGTTGCTGATCCCATGCGATGGCCCGATTCACCTTGGAGGCTTCTCCAG GTTACATGGGATGAACCAGACTTGCTCCAAAATGTGAAACGTGTAAGCCCATGGCTGGTGGAATTGGTTTCAAACATGCCAGCCATGCATCTATCACCCTTCTCACCACCACGGAAGAAGCTGAGACTGCCACAACACCCAGATTTCCCCTTTGACGGGCAACTTCCAATGCCGACATTTTCCGGCAACCTCCTTGGGCCCGGCGGTCCCTTTAGTTGTCTACCCGAAAACACTCCTGCTGGCATGCAGGGAGCCAGGCATGCTCATTATGGTCTATCCTTATCAGATCTCCACCTCAATAAATTGCAGTCAGGTCTGTTTCCGGCTGGTTTCCCGCCACTTGATCATACTGCTACACCCGCTAGAGCCCCAAATAACTTGATGTTTCAAAAGCCTAGCATAAGTGAGAATGTTTCTTGCTTGCCAACCATGTCACATTCTACACAGACTCCAAAGAAACTTGATGATGTCAAGACACCACAGTTTGTGCTCTTTGGTCAACCAATACTTACAGAGCAGCAGATCTCTTTGAGCTGCTCTGCTGATACAGTCTCACCTGTTCGTACTGGATATAGTTCATCAGATGGAAATGGAGATAAAGTGACAATTTTTTCTGATGGTTCTGGATGTGCCCTTCATCAACAAGGCTTACTTGAACGCAAATCCTGCGAAGCTCTTCAATGGTATAAAGATAACCGTCAAGAAGCGGAGCACGATTTGGAGACTGGTCACTGTAAAGTCTTCATGGAATCAGAGGATGTGGGTCGCAGTCTTGACCTTACGTTACTTGGATCGTACGATGAATTGTACAGAAAACTAGCCGACATGTTTGGCATAGAAAATTCCGAGACATTGAACCAGGTGCTTTACCGAGATAATACAGGGGTAGCCAAACAAATAGGTGATCAGCCATTCAG TGACTTCACGAAAGCCGCAAGGAGGTTAACAATTCTTATGGATTCAAGCAGCGACAATGTAGTAATGTAG